The genomic interval TACGAAGCTAAAAACGGAGAAAAACAAGCAAAAATCGCGCCGTTACGCGGTTTTCTACCTGTGGATAAGTCTAATTTCCAGCTCAAACTGTCAAACATGAGCTGCAAATTCCACTTCCTGCAAAGACAATCCATCTTCGCGATACAAAATCCACCGCAAAATAAGATCCGATCAAGCAAGTAGCCCTCTGGGAAAGGGGCTTTTTGTGTTGTAGGGCAAAATAGGACCTACAAACCCGCGCTGTGACTAGGGTACTGTCAAAAATGAGCTGGATATGCATAGTGGCTTTCGTTGTTGCGGCGAACTTGCGGTAGTAGTTGCAGTACTGGGTGTACTTCAAGGAGATTTCCTGACTCAGCCTACATGACTCGCAGTATTCACTCCACAGCAAGCTGAGTGTGACGCCACTTCTGGCCAACTCCCGATGAATATGTTCGCAATCTGGAATTTTGCGCGTGGTGGTTTGTGCTCTTTCGGGGAACAGCAGGTACTGAAGGTCCGCTTCCGTTACGTTGTCCGCAAGCGGCCATGCCAATTCCAGCATGGTCGCACGGTTCAGCACCTCGGATACGGTGTTTCGCGAGCATTGACAACTAGACGCAATGCTACGCTGGCTCAATCCCATTTCCTTGAGCCGTAAAATCTCTCGATACTTGGCCATTCGGATGACCCCCCACTATTTATTTGTGTGCTGCATATGCAGCACACATCCATCCATTTTAGTGGATAGCAGTGGTTGGCTCACCGAGTAACAGAGTGGCTCTATTCGATTAACGAGGTGGCTCTAAACTATTAACCTAGTGGTCCTACGGCACTGAAATATTCACAAATACCGCGATTACATAAAAGGGAAGATCGATCGTCCAGAAATTGTCCGCGCTAAGTGTCCAATGAGAAAGAAAGATATTGCCGTGCAAAATTGAATGCGCTTGAAGAATATAGGAAGCGGTATCATAATTAACTGTATATTCCCAAGATAATCTTAGGTAGATGAAAAATAAGCATAAAAAAAAATACGACCAATATCAACAATCCAGCATATCTATTTTTTAAAAAATTCATTATCATAAAACCCCTCTTTTTTAATCTCTTATTTGGACGCTCGAGAATGAACTTTTATGATTCCAAGTCCAAAAGTTATTCATTTGCCAGCTCGGCAGTCTTTATATAGATTCTCTACTACTTCTATCATCAAAAGAGCGAATCATTGATGATTTTTTGTTATTGTTCCATGTCCACAAGTTATTCAATAAAAAATTCCAAACAGATGCAACAATAATTCCTGCCACATTAGCAAATAAATAATTCAAATGGAAAACCCTGAACAACATATCAAGAACACCAATATCAAAAATGATTCCCCCAACAGACACGAGAAAATATTTTGTTGCCCTTAAATGCCAACGACTAATATGCACATCTCGCCAGGTGATCTTATCATTTAGTAAAAAATTCGAAAAGAGCGCAACAAGAGCTGATAAAAACCCAGAAATCAATATTGGTATTCCAATCCGAACAAATAACATATAAGCAGCCAAGTTTACTACCACTCCAGATAACCCCACTGCCAAAAATGAGTATAACCTCAGATCTATTGGACTATCTTTCATGAGAATGAACAGATGTTTCATATAATTCCATTGTTCCCGAAGCGACATTTTCGATTCTCCTGCAGACCTCGCATGAAAATCATATGGAACTTCAACGACTTTGTCGGACTTCCCTCGCGCTAGAACCTCGATAAGTATTTTCCAACCAATTGGTCTTAATTCTACAGTATCAATAACTTCTCTTCTAAACATAAAAAATCCACTAGTTGGGTCTTTAATCGGTCGAATTCGATGTAATAGAATCCTAGACAAATAACGTGCTACACCAGAAATAATTTTACGATTAAGAGATAACCCACCATCACTTCCACCTGGAATGAATCGACTTGCAATCACAACTTCAGCACCGTGATCAACCTGCTCCAACATGGCGGGGAGCATGCTGGCAGGATGCTGTAAATCTGCATCCATAACGGCAATTACATCCCCCAATGCCAATTGGAATCCTCTAACTACAGCAGTTCCCAATCCTCGTTCGTTAACCCTGTGCTCATATCTAATACAATTGTCTTGAGATGCAAGTTGTTCAAGTTCAATCGGTGTATCGTCTGAGCTGTCGTCTATGAAAATAAGTTCATAATCGATACCCTCCATTGACTCACGCACTACATTTGAAACTCTTCCTACATTTTCCATCTCATTAAATGTTGGAACGATAATACTCAATAGCAAAACTGCCATCTCCCTAGATACAAGTAATATAATACTAAAGTAGCACAACAAAACTATCCAGCATAGACACATATCACATTATAATATTTTTCTAAATTAATAGAGCGACCAGCTTTGTTCGTATAATATTTATAAAAAATAAAATAATCATCCCTTTTAATTTTTATGTTTGATTTGTGTGTTTTCAATAACAAATTCTAGCCATCAAATAACTTCCTCTTTGCAATACACATATTCATTTAGCGTTAAATACAATCAAAAGTTGTTGAAGTGTATTATTCAACGTTCCCCAATTTCGTTTTACCTCTGAAGAGTTATAAACTTGAGGATAAGGGTAGTAAACTTTTACTGATTTATGTTGATAACTACGAATAATTTGTTCTGCGTATTTGGCAGTTGTATTCAATCCAACTGCAAATTGATTATTACCCCAAGCACCAACCCATCCACCTAATCCTGTCCAGTTAAAATTTGCTTCATTTTTTGAATAACCTTGGTATGAAGGAGAGAGAAAACCAAGTTTCTCAAGTGCCAATGGATATAAATTTGATGTGTTCCACTTATTGTTGACTAGGTATCTTGTTGATGCATTATAAAGATCGCTAAATTGTTGAATAACCATCCTACTATTAAACGAAAAAGGAACTATCCATTCACAGGCACCATCCACTTGCTTAATCGGTTGTCCTAGAATATCGGTAATACCATTGTAAATTGTCGGCGATATCTTCTCCCCTACACTAATTGGCATGAAAAGCAATCGACTTACATGTGCATAAGGAAGGTATGCACGCAGGCTATTTCTGACCTGCGATACAGTTACTGACGAACCGTTAGTCGCAAATAAGCTGATATTCAATAAATTCATCGGATTTTCATTAGTTGATGTAAAAGCATAAACATTTGCAGTAGAAAATGGGTACCCACTATCCGCAATGGTTTCCATATTTATGGGGAAGTCGCTCGAAACAACTCCTACAACTTGGCTTTTTAACGACCGATATAATGAACCTCCTGAAGAAAGAGCACTTGTAAGCGTAGGGTTTACATTCGTTGTCCAATAAGGCATTCTAGGCCACCATGTTAATCCCGTCAAACATAGAAAAAACACCATGATAAATGATGTCGAGCGTGTTTTTTGTCTCTTCGAAATTACATCCTCTGCCCCAATCAATAAAATGAGTACTATGCCAATCTCGGAGTACATCATCAATCTTCCTGGAAGAATATCTTTAAGTATAGGTAGCCCTTGAAAAATAATCCATGGCAACATGATCTTCGACGTGTTTCCAAGTATATGAAGATATGGTCCGAACGAGAAAATAGCGATAATCAATACTAATGTAAACACGACTTTTGTCACTGAACGACTCCACGTTCTCTGGACAGACCATACAAAAAGAATTATTGCAGGGATTCCAATATATCCATCGTTTTCTGAGTAATTCCCCGAAAAAAATTGTGTAACAAATGTAGT from Ferroacidibacillus organovorans carries:
- a CDS encoding glycosyltransferase, whose product is MSIIVPTFNEMENVGRVSNVVRESMEGIDYELIFIDDSSDDTPIELEQLASQDNCIRYEHRVNERGLGTAVVRGFQLALGDVIAVMDADLQHPASMLPAMLEQVDHGAEVVIASRFIPGGSDGGLSLNRKIISGVARYLSRILLHRIRPIKDPTSGFFMFRREVIDTVELRPIGWKILIEVLARGKSDKVVEVPYDFHARSAGESKMSLREQWNYMKHLFILMKDSPIDLRLYSFLAVGLSGVVVNLAAYMLFVRIGIPILISGFLSALVALFSNFLLNDKITWRDVHISRWHLRATKYFLVSVGGIIFDIGVLDMLFRVFHLNYLFANVAGIIVASVWNFLLNNLWTWNNNKKSSMIRSFDDRSSRESI